The sequence ATCATCTCAATATCATACATAGTTCGTTGTTCCAGTCGCTGAGCTTCTAATAACTTATTCTCTTTCTTTAACTCCTGTAGTCTTATCTGCAAATCCTCTTGAATAGCAACAATTACCGAACGCTGAAAATCAGGGGCGACTAAAAAGTGGCTAGCAGGATAAACCATAAATTCTTCGAAAAAAGTTAGAGGTGTTTTGTTATAATTATCAATTAAATAAATTTTATGTATTTCTTCACCAAAAAGTTCAACTCTTAAAATATTATCACCATAGCTAGGAAAGATTTCTATTAACTCACCTTTAACGCTGAAATTGCCTCGCTTAAGTTCGGTATCATTTCTGTCATAGCGAATCTCCATTAGTTTTTCGATTAAATCATCTCTATCAATCAAGGCACCTTTTTTCAAAGTGATGCTACCTTGAGCATAAGTCTCGGGAGAACCGAGGCCATAAATACAAGAAACAGAAGAAACAATTAACACGTCCTTCCTATTAAATAAAGAAAAAGTAGCGCTATGTCTCATCTTTTCTATTTCTTCGTTAATTGAAGAATCCTTTTCGATATATGTATCGGTGGTGGGCAAATAAGCCTCGGGTTGATAGTAATCATAATAGCTAATAAAAAACTCTACTGAATTTTTGGGGAAATATTCTCTAAATTCGCTACACAGCTGGGCGGCTAGTGTTTTATTGTGGGCTAAAATAATTGCGGGTTTATTGATTTGAGCAATAATATTAGCTACTGTAAAGGTTTTGCCACTACCAGTAACTCCTCGTAATGTTTGAAAACGTTTTCCTTGATTGATTCCGTCTACTAACTCTTTTATTGCTTGTGGCTGATCTCCGGTTGGCTGATAGTTGGACTCTAAAATAAATTCTTGCATTTTTTGTCTGTTTCTAGCTTTAGTTCCTCGAGTGTACCATTGTTATCAATCACTATATCCGCTATTTGCAAATACCAATCTCTAGAGTTTTGTGACTCTAACCTTTTCTCGATATCCTGGACTTCGAACTTATCCTTTAATCGTTCTTTGATTATTGCATCGGAGGAATCAACAAAAACAACTACATCACTTAATCCAATTAACTTTAATTCCATAGGCAAAGCAGAATTAATAATCGTCCCAGGGCGAAGATATGAATGTATTTCCTCAATGAGATATGGATGCATTATCTGATTAAGCACATTAACCTTGTTAGGAAAAACAAGCTCCGCTAACTTTTTGCGATTAATTTTCCCTTCTTCCACTGCTGTTGGAAAAGAATTTAATATTTGCTGAATAACATAATCCCTAGTCAGTAACTCATGCCCAATTAAATCGGCATCCATTACAATGTAATCGCTAGGAACAGGAAGTAAGCTAAGTACTGTGTTTTTTCCTGAACCCATTCTTCCTGTTAACGTAATTATCATCTATAAACTTTGATTAATTTGCTCAATGAAAAGTTTAATTTTGACAAAATCTCGTAATTTTTTCAAAGACGATTGATAAACATATAAAGTTGTTTCAGGATAATACCTTTCACGAACATATGTCATTTCCGTCAAATCATTATCAAAAGCTATTTTGTTTAGTATTTTTTCTTCTGCTGGACTCAGCTTTTTCTTGAGCTGAAAAAAAAGCTCACTCTCGTTTAAGGTTAAATAGGAATGAAAAACCTTGTAAAAATCGTCTATTCTTTTGAGCGTTTCATCAGCACTAGTACAAATGTTATACATTGACCTATCTAAAGCCGAGATATAGCCTTTTTGCATATTTCGCTCAATCCATTCATCAAACTCTGTCCAAAAAACTCCGTTTGGCTCATCCAACAAAATAAAGGGAGTAATCCTTTTCTTTCCTGTCTGCAAAGTGGTTAAGCCTTGGTAAACTTCATCCATGGTTCCGTATCCTCCAGGCAAAACAACAACTGCATCAGCTTCTCGGTAAAAAGTGTGTTTGCGGGAATAAAAATTATTAAAAATAGTTATATGGTCGGGGCGTTCTTTGAAAATCTCGTTTTCATTCTCATAAGGTAGTTTCAAGCCTAGACCAAAACTATTATCGGCACCAGCACCTAGATTGCCTGCCTCCATTATTCCTGGTCCAGCGCCAGTGATAATTTTGTAGCCTTTTAAGGCTGCTTTATTAGAAAAATCCATTGTTAAATGATAGAGAGGATGATCTTGAGGTGTTCTGGCTGAACCAAAGACAGATATTTTAAGGTCATATCGGTATCTCTTAAACATATTCATTGCTTTTCTGATTTCTTCTATACCTTCTTTAAGAGGAATTAGGTCAGCAATTAAAGGGTCTTCCCAATGATATAGAAGCGTACAAAGCAAAAACTCCTTTAAGACTAAATAATGTTCTGCATCTTCAATGTTGTGCTTCTTAAGAAGAATGTCTATATCGTTAGCGAGTAACTGGGTGTCAGGCAATTGTTCCATTAATAATAAGCTCCTTTGCTTCTT comes from Candidatus Margulisiibacteriota bacterium and encodes:
- a CDS encoding LOG family protein, with the protein product MEQLPDTQLLANDIDILLKKHNIEDAEHYLVLKEFLLCTLLYHWEDPLIADLIPLKEGIEEIRKAMNMFKRYRYDLKISVFGSARTPQDHPLYHLTMDFSNKAALKGYKIITGAGPGIMEAGNLGAGADNSFGLGLKLPYENENEIFKERPDHITIFNNFYSRKHTFYREADAVVVLPGGYGTMDEVYQGLTTLQTGKKRITPFILLDEPNGVFWTEFDEWIERNMQKGYISALDRSMYNICTSADETLKRIDDFYKVFHSYLTLNESELFFQLKKKLSPAEEKILNKIAFDNDLTEMTYVRERYYPETTLYVYQSSLKKLRDFVKIKLFIEQINQSL
- the coaE gene encoding dephospho-CoA kinase (Dephospho-CoA kinase (CoaE) performs the final step in coenzyme A biosynthesis.) is translated as MIITLTGRMGSGKNTVLSLLPVPSDYIVMDADLIGHELLTRDYVIQQILNSFPTAVEEGKINRKKLAELVFPNKVNVLNQIMHPYLIEEIHSYLRPGTIINSALPMELKLIGLSDVVVFVDSSDAIIKERLKDKFEVQDIEKRLESQNSRDWYLQIADIVIDNNGTLEELKLETDKKCKNLF